The following are encoded together in the Pseudoclavibacter endophyticus genome:
- a CDS encoding aminotransferase class IV: MVTSSRLLALLDGSLIDPATPIVHADDLGVVRGDGVFETLLAIDGEPRDLEPHLERLAASAKLLSLPVPDAAGYRRAIAAVLGAWPWADAQEALVRIVQTRGRDVGRGPGSELDPPDAGGPGGWALAFPLSPAVVRQRSAGVRVLLLDRGFEGDEIAPLPWLLPGAKTLSYGVNMAAGRYAAANGADDAIFVSPSGNILEGPTSGVVVDLDGELVTPPLAGILDSITVAHLRREGPAAGLALRTREVTRQELLAARGAWLLSSGRIAAPVVSIDGEPFRVSPLHERLAAVLRVPGAAGASPA; this comes from the coding sequence ATGGTCACGTCATCCCGGCTGCTCGCCCTCCTCGACGGCTCGCTGATCGACCCGGCGACGCCGATCGTTCACGCCGACGATCTCGGCGTCGTGCGGGGCGACGGGGTCTTCGAGACGCTGCTCGCCATCGACGGCGAGCCGCGCGACCTCGAGCCCCACCTCGAGCGGCTCGCCGCGTCGGCGAAGCTGCTCTCGCTCCCCGTTCCCGATGCGGCGGGCTATCGCCGCGCCATCGCCGCGGTGCTCGGCGCGTGGCCGTGGGCCGATGCGCAGGAGGCGCTCGTGCGCATCGTCCAGACGCGCGGTCGCGATGTGGGGCGCGGACCCGGGTCCGAGCTCGACCCGCCCGACGCCGGCGGGCCGGGCGGCTGGGCACTGGCCTTTCCACTCTCCCCCGCGGTCGTGCGCCAGCGCAGCGCCGGGGTGCGGGTGCTTTTGCTGGACCGTGGTTTCGAGGGCGACGAGATCGCGCCCCTGCCGTGGCTCCTGCCCGGCGCGAAGACGCTGAGCTACGGCGTCAACATGGCAGCGGGTCGCTACGCCGCCGCCAACGGGGCCGATGACGCGATCTTCGTCTCGCCGAGCGGGAACATCCTGGAAGGGCCGACGTCGGGGGTGGTCGTCGACCTCGACGGCGAGCTCGTGACCCCGCCGCTCGCGGGCATTCTCGACTCGATCACGGTCGCGCACCTCCGCCGCGAAGGACCAGCAGCGGGCCTCGCGCTCCGCACGCGCGAAGTGACGCGCCAGGAGCTGCTCGCGGCCCGAGGGGCGTGGCTGCTCTCGAGCGGGCGCATCGCGGCGCCGGTCGTCAGCATCGATGGCGAGCCGTTCCGCGTCTCACCGCTGCACGAGCGCCTCGCGGCCGTGCTGCGCGTGCCGGGGGCGGCGGGGGCATCACCCGCCTGA